The following coding sequences lie in one Arachis hypogaea cultivar Tifrunner chromosome 4, arahy.Tifrunner.gnm2.J5K5, whole genome shotgun sequence genomic window:
- the LOC112797302 gene encoding uncharacterized protein isoform X2: protein MGNGSSVSREHEEWRRLTDAAAKREKELQETINKLQESERERRLLIEMLTSNLEDTKKKLIVSDSKVRQLENRLHEERLTTAHGVKKIGELDQEKRRLMKDLESEKAAREEALSKVSVLELQINAAMQDLDSERRRLRGARERLKLQETQLQAFHSTCEVIQILFARQQEQLKSMQRTLEDEENGVVSGASGREKQLAEEHSNNDVKAGMSTTVQKHDDGDQIQASSNEASVIEKHDPDKKCEEHPHTQEVDQVQTSANEASVTEKHPSDITSDECLNAHETDQVQTSTNEDSVTEKHHSDIRSEESQKTHETDQVKTSINEASRTEKSHSDIRSEESQNTHEDDQIQSSINEGSFTSKHDSDTRGEQRQNTHEFNCADHDHDVRGGFGSNNDVGTETSMIKGDAGSTEPVLKTESCRDRSEQNIDLNECGPLDMDTRQFGEGINAQETEEHAQRPDHKVLHLLLPCSPIETDNTTKDNKAGEAVRTADLLTPDAAAAGQKEQQDFLHLI from the exons ATGGGAAACGGTTCAAGTGTTTCTCGGGAACACGAGGAATGGAGACGACTCACTGATGCTGCtgctaaaagagaaaaagagctaCAAGAAACAATAAATAAGCTTCAG GAGTCTGAGAGAGAAAGGCGTTTGCTCATCGAGATGTTGACGTCGAATCTT GAGGATACCAAGAAGAAGCTAATTGTCTCAGATAGTAAGGTTCGCCAATTGGAAAACCGATTACATGAAGAGAGGCTGACCACTGCACACGGAGTAAAG AAAATTGGAGAACTTGATCAGGAAaaaagaagattaatgaaagacCTTGAGAGTGAAAAG GCAGCTCGAGAAGAAGCACTCTCGAAGGTTTCTGTTCTCGAGCTTCAGATAAATGCTGCAATGCAAGATCTTGATTCAGAGAGGCGGAGGTTAAGAGGTGCCAGGGAAAGGCTAAAGCTTCA GGAAACACAACTTCAGGCATTTCATTCAACATGTGAGGTGATACAAATACTGTTTGCTAGGCAACAGGAGCAATTAAAGTCTATGCAAAGAACTCTTGAAGACGAAGAGAATGGAGTCGTCAGTGGAGCCTCAGGCAGAGAAAAACAGCTTGCTGAGGAACATAGTAACAATGATGTTAAGGCAGGAATGTCTACTACTGTGCAGAAGCACGATGACGGAGATCAAATTCAAGCTTCAAGCAATGAAGCAAGTGTCATTGAGAAACATGACCCTGATAAAAAATGTGAAGAACACCCACATACGCAAGAGGTGGATCAAGTTCAAACTTCAGCCAATGAAGCAAGTGTCACTGAGAAGCATCCTTCTGATATTACAAGTGATGAATGCCTAAATGCACATGAAACAGATCAAGTTCAAACTTCAACCAATGAAGATAGTGTCACTGAGAAGCATCACTCTGATATTAGAAGTGAAGAATCCCAAAAGACACATGAAACAGATCAAGTTAAAACTTCAATCAACGAAGCAAGTAGAACTGAGAAGAGTCATTCTGATATTAGAAGTGAAGAATCCCAAAATACACATGAAGACGACCAAATTCAAAGTTCAATCAATGAAGGAAGTTTCACTAGTAAGCATGATTCTGATACAAGAGGAGAACAACGCCAAAATACACATGAGTTCAACTGTGCAGATCATGACCATGATGTTAGAGGTGGCTTTGGTTCTAATAATGACGTTGGCACAGAAACATCCATGATAAAAGGAGATGCTGGAAGTACCGAGCCAGTTCTCAAAACTGAGAGTTGTAGAGATCGTAGTGAACAGAATATTGATTTGAACGAATGTGGCCCACTGGACATGGACACTAGACAGTTTGGTGAGGGTATAAATGCACAAGAAACTGAGGAGCATGCTCAAAGACCTGATCACAAAGTTTTACATTTATTGCTACCATGTTCTCCTATAGAAACTGATAATACAACCAAGGATAACAAAGCTGGAGAAGCAGTTAGAACAGCTGACCTTTTAACTCCTGATGCTGCTGCAGCCGGACAGAAAGAACAGCAAGATTTTTTGCATCTGATTTGA
- the LOC112794399 gene encoding uncharacterized protein gives MGNDHSSCRAQGAALQNRIDWLQRLVNERSQQINTLESMLGNVRQQLALSNDKVRQLEAELSKAKLTAANGTKKVEELEQETRRLRRELESEKANGKQLSDQLLSTATLLLGLQVEIRQLSNDAVTREKELQEATKKLQELDRENCLLVETLRSKLDGTKQMLDASNDKVRQLETQIHDEKLTIENGMKKIEELEDEARILREELESEKAVREEVWNKASVLELEKGETMRDLDSERQRLRAVKERLMLHETQLQALDSTTELIQMLFTNQLKTMQSTLEDKENFESTFVDTDGEISCKEKEVDNVGAEAMVEGNGRGTEQGLEIECRASHDKENIDLEKISSRDCDNRQFDDEIEYAQTPDYEALPHLPSYSIEKIVEDSECRTADLLFSQGCGCALNDSNVLEIESQRNPSSVAAGGGNERQVLLLLN, from the exons ATGGGAAATGATCATAGTAGTTGCAGGGCTCAAGGAGCAGCCCTACAAAATCGAATAGACTGGCTTCAG AGGTTAGTTAATGAAAGATCTCAGCAGATCAATACCTTGGAGTCCATGCTG GGAAATGTTAGGCAACAGTTAGCTCTCTCTAATGATAAGGTTCGCCAGTTGGAAGCCGAGTTAAGCAAGGCGAAGCTGACCGCTGCAAATGGAACAAAG AAAGTAGAAGAACTTGAACAAGAAACAAGAAGACTAAGGAGAGAACTGGAGAGTGAAAAG GCGAATGGAAAGCAACTGAGCGATCAGCTGCTTTCAACTGCTACTTTGTTGTTGGGGCTACAAGTGGAAATAAGACAACTTTCTAATGATGCTGTAACAAGAGAAAAAGAACTACAAGAAGCAACTAAAAAGCTTCAG GAATTGGACAGGGAAAACTGTTTGCTCGTCGAAACCTTGAGGTCCAAGCTG GATGGTACTAAACAAATGTTAGATGCTTCGAATGATAAGGTTCGCCAGTTGGAAACGCAAATACATGACGAGAAACTAACCATAGAAAATGGAATGAAG aaaatagaagaacTTGAAGATGAAGCAAGAATATTAAGGGAAGAGCTTGAGAGCGAAAAG GCAGTGCGAGAAGAAGTATGGAATAAAGCTTCTGTTCTTGAGCTTGAGAAAGGTGAGACAATGAGAGATCTTGATTCTGAGAGGCAGAGGTTAAGAGCAGTCAAGGAAAGACTTATGCTTCA TGAAACACAACTACAAGCCCTTGATTCCACTACTGAGTTGATACAAATGTTATTTACTAATCAACTAAAGACTATGCAGAGTACTCTTGAAGATAAAGAGAACTTTGAGAGTACTTTTGTAGATACAGATGGAGAAATATCatgcaaagaaaaagaagttgaTAATGTTGGCGCGGAAGCTATGGTGGAGGGAAATGGCAGAGGTACTGAGCAGGGTCTTGAGATTGAGTGTCGTGCAAGTCATGACAAAGAGAATATTGATTTGGAGAAAATATCTTCTCGGGACTGTGATAATAGGCAGTTTGATGATGAAATTGAGTATGCTCAAACACCTGATTATGAAGCCTTACCTCACTTGCCATCTTATAGCATCGAAAAAATTGTTGAGGATAGCGAATGCAGAACGGCTGATCTTTTATTTTCTCAAGGTTGTGGCTGCGCATTGAATGATTCGAATGTTTTGGAGATTGAGAGTCAGAGAAATCCTTCTAGTGTTGCTGCCGGCGGAGGCAATGAACGGCAAGTATTGTTGCTTCTCAATTGA
- the LOC112797303 gene encoding uncharacterized protein, with protein sequence MVDSDQGINILLTANEHCIGRLVDDVRFQIDSNNISANHCTIYRMSHKWNLKKNGPAVKVCHGDIISFAAPPQHDLTFSFVYREVLLSSPMPDNAAAKRKAEGCASESKRLKGLGIGAPKVPFFLDDV encoded by the exons atgGTTGATTCTGACCAGGGAATTAATATTTTACTAACTGCCAATGAGCACTGCATTGGCCGATTGGTGGATGATGTGCGATTCCAGATTGATTCGAACAACATTAGTGCAAATCATTGCACAATATACAGGATGTCG CACAAATGGAACTTAAAAAAGAATGGTCCTGCTGTCAAAGTCTGCCATGGTGATATTATATCGTTTGCTGCTCCTCCTCAGCACG ATCTTACATTTTCTTTTGTATATCGAGAGGTGCTTTTGTCCTCCCCCATGCCAGATAATGCAGCTGCTAAGCGAAAAGCAG AGGGTTGTGCCTCTGAAAGCAAGAGATTGAAAGGCTTAGGCATTGGTGCCCCGAAGGTCCCATTTTTTCTTGATGATGTTTGA
- the LOC140184219 gene encoding F-box/kelch-repeat protein At3g06240-like codes for MATMSNDELIEILSWLPAKAIHKLKSFSKLFSELPKTPYFVAKQAENSLKKDRPSCFFIQREDILTHNDYLKLHPLPGQELSSGVPENMLRFMASSRLKILSSSNGLLLCVHRSELFIINPATCYLLYIPLPNHLQQRGNLHSLSMTLECDSDDYRLILFDNEEWSSHFDCHVYSHKQGAWSLRKNRFFAGSRDLKFDMPVICNGAIHFISDCYSYLAKDSTHFRPYIMSYEIINGDEDGSVETKLLRLPKEARRGSHDDSCHMNIFKWGEVAGHQTICLVRLRKRVFTVWILTNYESSSWRRILKVRVKGMGLMEQNPEIRGFTVLNGDLVFATEKNVYAYGLTSDKYMVLSEICDHGCDSTFVRFVPYSDTLRPCGIGAKSLHPYLQLRKFDQVEKVRSRRIK; via the coding sequence ATGGCTACAATGTCTAACGATGAATTAATTGAGATATTGTCTTGGTTACCTGCAAAAGCAATCCAcaaactcaaatctttttcaaaactcttttcagaGCTTCCAAAAACTCCATACTTTGTAGCAAAACAAGCAGAAAACTCATTGAAGAAAGATCGTCCTTCATGCTTCTTCATTCAAAGAGAAGACATTCTGACTCATAACGACTACCTCAAGTTGCATCCTTTGCCGGGACAGGAACTTTCCTCCGGCGTCCCTGAAAACATGCTACGATTCATGGCAAGCTCACGGCTCAAGATTCTAAGCTCAAGCAACGGTTTACTCCTTTGTGTTCATCGATCAGAATTGTTTATCATCAATCCAGCAACTTGTTACCTTTTATACATTCCCCTCCCCAACCACTTGCAGCAGCGAGGGAATCTTCATAGTTTGTCCATGACACTGGAATGCGACTCTGATGATTACAGGTTGATTCTTTTTGACAATGAAGAATGGAGTTCACATTTTGATTGCCATGTTTATAGTCATAAACAAGGTGCTTGGAGCTTAAGGAAGAACCGTTTCTTTGCTGGATCTAGGGATTTGAAATTTGACATGCCTGTGATTTGCAATGGCGCCATTCACTTCATCTCGGATTGCTACAGTTATCTTGCTAAAGATAGCACTCATTTTAGGCCTTATATCATGTCCTATGAAATCATAAACGGGGATGAAGATGGAAGTGTTGAAACCAAGTTATTAAGGCTTCCTAAAGAAGCAAGAAGGGGCTCCCATGATGATAGTTGCCATATGAATATTTTCAAATGGGGAGAAGTTGCTGGCCATCAAACTATTTGCTTAGTGAGATTGAGAAAGCGTGTGTTTACGGTTTGGATTCTAACAAACTATGAATCGAGTTCGTGGAGAAGGATCTTGAAGGTGAGAGTGAAAGGAATGGGTTTAATGGAACAGAACCCTGAGATCAGAGGCTTTACCGTTTTGAATGGTGATCTTGTTTTTGCTACGGAGAAGAACGTCTATGCATATGGTTTAACTAGTGACAAATACATGGTGCTTTCGGAAATTTGTGACCATGGGTGTGATTCTACATTTGTTCGTTTTGTTCCTTATTCAGATACTCTTCGTCCATGTGGAATTGGTGCCAAAAGTTTGCATCCTTATCTTCAATTAAGGAAATTTGACCAAGTCGAAAAAGTTAGAAGTAGACGCATTAAATGA
- the LOC140184220 gene encoding uncharacterized protein, with protein MATMSNDELIEILSWLPAKAIHKLKSSSKLFSKLPKTSYFVAKQAENSLKKDRSSCFFIQRDDILTHNDGLELHPLPGEELSSGVPENMLRFIASSRLKILSSSNGLLLCVHRSELFIINPATCYFLYIPLPNHLQQRGNLHSLSMTLECDSDDYRLILFDNEEWSSHFDCHVYSHKQGAWSLRKNRFFAGSRNLKFNMPVICNGAIHFISDCSRYLAKNSTHFRPYIMSYEISNGDEDENVETKLLRVPKEARRGSHDFSCRMNIFKWGEVAGYQTICLVRLRKRVFTVWILTNYESNSWRRILKVRVKGMGLMEQNPEIRGFTVLNSDLVFTTKKKVYSYGLCSEKYMVLSKICDHRCDSRFVHFIPYSDTLRPCGIGAKSLRPYF; from the coding sequence ATGGCTACAATGTCTAACGATGAGTTAATTGAGATATTGTCTTGGTTACCTGCAAAAGCAATCCACAaactcaaatcttcttcaaaactcttttcaaagCTTCCAAAAACTTCATACTTTGTAGCAAAACAAGCAGAAAACTCATTGAAGAAAGATCGTTCTTCATGCTTCTTCATTCAAAGAGATGACATTCTGACTCACAACGACGGCCTCGAGTTGCATCCTTTGCCGGGAGAGGAACTTTCCTCGGGCGTCCCTGAAAACATGCTACGATTCATCGCAAGCTCGCGGCTCAAGATTCTAAGCTCAAGCAACGGTTTACTCCTTTGTGTTCATCGATCAGAATTGTTTATCATCAATCCAGCAACTTGTTACTTTTTATATATTCCCCTCCCCAACCACTTGCAGCAGCGAGGGAATCTTCATAGTTTGTCCATGACACTGGAATGCGACTCTGATGATTACAGGTTGATTCTTTTTGACAATGAAGAATGGAGTTCACATTTTGATTGCCATGTTTACAGTCATAAACAAGGTGCTTGGAGCTTAAGGAAGAACCGTTTCTTTGCTGGATCTAGGAATTTGAAATTTAACATGCCTGTGATTTGCAATGGCGCCATTCACTTCATCTCGGATTGCTCCAGATATCTTGCTAAAAATAGCACTCATTTTAGGCCTTATATCATGTCTTATGAAATCTCGAACGGCGATGAAGATGAAAACGTCGAAACCAAGTTGTTAAGGGTTCCTAAAGAAGCAAGAAGGGGCTCCCATGATTTCAGTTGCCGTATGAATATTTTCAAATGGGGAGAAGTTGCTGGCTATCAAACTATTTGCTTAGTGAGATTGAGAAAGCGTGTGTTTACGGTTTGGATTCTAACAAACTATGAGTCGAATTCGTGGAGAAGGATCTTGAAGGTGAGAGTGAAAGGAATGGGTTTAATGGAACAGAATCCTGAGATCAGAGGTTTTACCGTTTTGAATAGTGATCTTGTTTTTACTACGAAGAAAAAGGTCTATTCATATGGTTTATGTAGTGAGAAATATATGGTGCTCTCGAAAATTTGTGACCATAGGTGTGACTCTAGATTTGTTCATTTTATTCCTTATTCAGATACTCTTCGTCCATGTGGAATTGGTGCTAAAAGTTTGCGTCCTTATTTTTAA
- the LOC112797302 gene encoding pentatricopeptide repeat-containing protein At3g16610 isoform X1 — protein MFLLKVGDKLKIPRFKKVIPGLCCNRFQLRDEFESNHWYVAQLESCIQSKSLSQGKIIHQHIIKNNSNIKDFSIILDKLTHLYVKCNEVQLARQVFEKIPNPSVVCWNMMIRAYAWNGPFQQGIDLYYKMLQLGVTPNKFTFPFILKACSALQDIQVGQEIHKHAKQLGLEMDVYVCTALVDMYAKCGDLFQAQTLFNCMSSRDIVAWNAIIAGFSLHTLHNETMELLVQMQQAGIVPNSSTIVAVLPTVGQANALSQGKAIHGYSLRKMFSDSVVVGTGLLDMYAKCHHLSYARKIFDRMKQKNEICWSAMIGGYVACDFMTNALALFDEMVHVYELNPTPVTLASILRACAKLTDLNKGQSLHCYMIKSGMDLDTTVGNSLISMYAKCGMMEDAVGFLEEMTSKDTVSYSGIMSGCVQNGHAEKALLIFRQMQLSGFEPDLATMMALLPACSHLAALQHGACCHGYSVIRGFTSESSICNAIIDMYSKCGKIHISRKVFDRMHKLDVVSWNTMIIGYGIHGQCTEALSLFHEFQVSGLKPDDVTFVAVLSACSHSGLVKEGKYWFNAMNQEFSITPRMAHYICMVDLLARAGNLDEAYIFIQRMPFKPDVRVWSALLAACRTHRNIEMGEEVSKRIQKLGPESTGNFVLLSNIYSSVGRWEDAAQIRTIQQHQGYKKSPGCSWVEVSGVIHGFIGGDQSHPQSATINKKLQELLVQMKRLGYSADSNFVLHDVEEEEKEQILLYHSEKIAIAFGLLNISPSNPILVTKNLRICVDCHSAIKFMTLITNREIIVRDASRFHHFKNGICNCRDFW, from the coding sequence ATGTTTCTATTAAAAGTAGGGGACAAGTTGAAGATTCCAAGATTTAAAAAGGTAATACCTGGATTATGTTGTAATAGATTCCAGTTGAGAGATGAGTTTGAGTCAAATCATTGGTACGTGGCCCAACTTGAATCCTGCATCCAATCCAAATCTCTTTCTCAAGGGAAGATTATACATCAACATATCATTAAGAACAATTCTAATATCAAAGATTTCTCCATTATCCTTGACAAGCTTACTCATCTCTATGTTAAATGTAATGAAGTCCAACTTGCccgccaagtgtttgagaaaattcCAAACCCAAGTGTTGTTTGTTGGAACATGATGATCAGAGCTTATGCCTGGAATGGACCCTTTCAACAAGGCATAGATTTGTACTATAAGATGTTGCAACTTGGGGTGACACCCAACAAATTCACTTTCCCTTTTATTCTCAAAGCTTGTTCGGCTCTGCAAGATATACAAGTTGGGCAAGAAATCCACAAGCATGCCAAGCAACTTGGTCTCGAAATGGACGTTTATGTTTGCACAGCCTTGGTTGACATGTATGCCAAATGCGGAGATTTGTTTCAAGCACAAACCTTATTTAATTGTATGTCCAGCAGGGATATTGTGGCATGGAATGCCATCATTGCTGGGTTTTCACTGCATACACTTCACAATGAAACTATGGAGTTACTTGTACAAATGCAACAAGCAGGAATAGTTCCCAATTCTTCAACTATTGTAGCAGTTTTACCCACAGTTGGACAAGCTAATGCATTAAGCCAGGGGAAGGCAATCCATGGTTACTCTTTAAGGAAAATGTTCAGTGACAGTGTTGTTGTTGGAACTGGTCTTTTGGATATGTATGCTAAATGCCATCATTTATCTTATGCCAGGAAGATTTTTGATCGGATGAAGCAAAAGAATGAGATATGTTGGAGTGCTATGATTGGAGGATATGTTGCCTGTGATTTCATGACAAATGCATTGGCCCTTTTTGATGAGATGGTACATGTTTATGAGTTAAACCCTACACCAGTTACTCTTGCAAGCATACTTCGAGCTTGTGCTAAGCTTACTGATTTGAACAAAGGGCAAAGCTTACATTGTTACATGATTAAATCAGGGATGGACTTAGATACAACGGTAGGAAACTCACTCATATCAATGTATGCTAAGTGTGGGATGATGGAGGACGCAGTCGGATTTCTTGAGGAAATGACCTCAAAGGATACAGTTTCATATAGTGGTATCATGTCAGGATGTGTGCAAAATGGCCATGCTGAGAAGGCTTTACTTATTTTTCGCCAGATGCAGTTGTCTGGGTTTGAACCAGATTTGGCAACCATGATGGCCCTTCTACCAGCTTGTTCACATTTGGCTGCTCTACAACATGGGGCCTGTTGCCATGGATACTCAGTCATTCGGGGCTTCACGTCAGAGTCGTCCATCTGTAATGCCATTATTGACATGTACTCAAAGTGTGGAAAGATACATATCAGCAGGAAAGTTTTTGATAGGATGCATAAACTGGATGTGGTTTCATGGAATACAATGATAATTGGTTATGGTATTCATGGGCAATGCACAGAGGCACTTTCTTTATTCCATGAGTTTCAGGTTTCAGGCTTGAAGCCAGATGATGTGACCTTTGTTGCTGTTTTATCTGCCTGCAGCCATTCAGGGCTTGTCAAGGAAGGGAAATATTGGTTTAATGCCATGAACCAAGAGTTCAGCATCACTCCAAGAATGGCACATTATATTTGCATGGTGGACCTTCTTGCCCGAGCAGGAAATTTGGATGAAGCATACATCTTTATTCAAAGGATGCCATTCAAGCCTGATGTTCGTGTATGGAGTGCATTGCTTGCTGCATGTAGGACCCACAGAAATATTGAAATGGGGGAAGAAGTGTCAAAGAGGATCCAGAAGCTGGGACCTGAAAGTACAGGAAACTTTGTTCTTTTGTCAAACATCTATAGCTCTGTTGGGAGATGGGAGGATGCAGCACAAATCAGAACAATACAACAGCATCAAGGTTACAAGAAAAGCCCAGGATGCAGTTGGGTTGAGGTCTCTGGCGTAATCCATGGATTTATTGGCGGGGATCAATCTCATCCACAATCAGCaaccataaataaaaaattacaggaGCTGCTAGTGCAAATGAAAAGGCTGGGATACAGTGCAGATTCTAATTTTGTTCTCCatgatgttgaagaagaggagaaagaacAGATTCTCCTATATCATAGTGAAAAAATAGCCATTGCATTTGGACTTCTTAATATCAGCCCCTCCAATCCCATTCTAGTTACAAAAAATCTGAGAATTTGTGTTGACTGCCATTCTGCAATAAAGTTTATGACACTCATAACAAATAGGGAGATAATAGTGAGAGATGCAAGTCGATTCCATCATTTTAAGAACGGCATATGCAATTGTCGGGATTTCTGGTGA